One genomic region from Gossypium hirsutum isolate 1008001.06 chromosome D13, Gossypium_hirsutum_v2.1, whole genome shotgun sequence encodes:
- the LOC107918519 gene encoding uncharacterized protein, with protein MFGYPSSLLSPSPSPSPLVANQFGQGPLPVPPSSRFIVHQEVFFGVEDFLDDDNSKPYTYQKGKKSKNPNKHVSFKQRTEAYMKPFTLDVFISKRFVSTFVTHRVTCNQVAVVGTNSKDIKAVLRSRSDIPACLAIGQILAERA; from the exons ATGTTTGGTTACCCTTCTTCTCtcctttccccttccccttccccttcccctttaGTTGCAAATCAGTTTGGTCAAGGACCTCTTCCGGTTCCTCCTTCATCCAG GTTCATTGTTCACCAAGAAGTTTTTTTTGGGGTAGAGGATTTTCTTGATGATGATAATAGCAAGCCATACACTTATCAGAAAGGAAAAAAGTCGAAGAATCCGAACAAGCATGTCTCATTTAAACAACGGACCGAAGCCTACATGAAACCATTTACACTCGATGTCTTCATCTCGAAGCGGTTTGTTTCCACTTTTGTCACACATAGGGTGACATGTAATCAAGTTGCAGTCGTAGGCACAAACTCGAAAGACATTAAAGCAGTACTGAGATCCAGATCGGACATTCCAGCTTGCTTGGCAATCGGGCAGATATTAGCTGAGAGAGCGTGA